A single window of Acetobacteraceae bacterium DNA harbors:
- a CDS encoding peptidylprolyl isomerase translates to MSEERKKLVFEIENGGKIVIELRPDLAPKAVERLETLASEGFYDGVPFHRVIEGFMAQGGDPTGTGTGGSEYPDLPAEFSKEAKFERGTLGMARSANPNSANSQFFIMFEPAPHLNGQYTIAGQVIEGMDVVDQLKRGRAGSGTVENPDRIQKAYIEA, encoded by the coding sequence ATGAGCGAAGAAAGAAAGAAGCTTGTCTTTGAAATTGAAAATGGCGGTAAAATCGTTATTGAATTAAGACCTGATTTAGCCCCTAAAGCTGTAGAGCGCCTGGAAACACTGGCATCAGAAGGTTTTTATGATGGTGTGCCTTTCCACCGCGTCATCGAAGGTTTTATGGCGCAGGGCGGTGATCCGACGGGCACTGGTACGGGCGGAAGTGAATATCCTGATCTTCCTGCAGAATTTTCAAAAGAAGCGAAGTTTGAGCGTGGTACTTTAGGGATGGCACGTTCTGCAAATCCTAACAGTGCAAACAGCCAGTTTTTTATCATGTTTGAACCAGCACCTCATCTTAATGGCCAATACACAATCGCCGGTCAGGTGATTGAGGGCATGGATGTCGTTGACCAATTAAAACGTGGCAGAGCGGGTTCCGGTACGGTTGAAAATCCTGATCGTATTCAGAAAGCTTATATCGAAGCATAA
- the coaD gene encoding pantetheine-phosphate adenylyltransferase, which yields MRVGFYSGTFDPVTFGHLDIIERASTLFDRLIIGVATNDGKHPLLGLEERIALVRDGIKNFPMKERISVIGFSDLLVNAMQRENAGTVIRGLRCAGDFDFETQLSAAIKRLAPEIETIFLLASEGQRATSSRIVKEISRLGGDVSAFTTDKAKEALLMKKSLLSA from the coding sequence TTGAGAGTAGGATTTTATTCCGGTACTTTTGATCCTGTAACGTTTGGGCACTTGGATATTATTGAGCGTGCCTCTACCCTCTTTGATCGGTTGATTATTGGGGTAGCGACAAATGACGGAAAGCACCCGCTTCTTGGATTAGAGGAGCGGATTGCACTGGTGCGTGACGGAATTAAAAATTTCCCGATGAAAGAGCGCATTTCTGTGATTGGCTTTTCAGATTTACTCGTAAATGCCATGCAACGTGAGAATGCAGGGACAGTTATTCGAGGTTTGCGCTGTGCAGGGGATTTTGATTTTGAAACCCAGCTTTCCGCAGCGATTAAGCGTTTGGCACCGGAGATTGAGACAATCTTTTTGCTCGCTTCTGAGGGGCAAAGAGCAACGTCGAGCAGAATTGTAAAAGAAATATCTCGTTTGGGAGGGGACGTTTCCGCTTTCACAACGGATAAGGCAAAGGAGGCCCTTTTGATGAAGAAGTCTCTTTTGTCCGCTTGA
- the gyrA gene encoding DNA gyrase subunit A, whose protein sequence is MQGIVEIPIEQEMRSSYLDYAMSVIVSRALPDVRDGLKPVHRRILYAMKDSGVTADKPYRKSARVVGEVMGKFHPHGDSAIYDAMVRLAQSWSMRVMLIDGQGNFGSVDGDSPAAMRYTEARLAKSSSWLLDDIDRNTVPFRPNYDDSEQEPEVLPAAYPNLLVNGAEGIAVGMATRIPPHNPVEVIDATLALIDNPEITLEELMLHVPAPDFPTGGIIMGRSGIRKAYATGKGSIPVRARASIEEIRKDRHAIVVTEIPYQVNKAVLQEKIGELVKEKILEGISDIRDESSRQGMRLVIELKRDATGEIVLNQLFRHTQLQSSFPVNMVALDGGTPRIFGLREVLEAFVKFREEVIQRRARFDLGKARDRGHLLIGLALAIANIDRVIAIIRNAPNPVEARTLLMAQNFPAADVQSLLELVDDENNQIIEGHVHLTEVQARGILELRLHRLTGLERDKIVGELDDIAAQIREFLLILRDREHRLSIMREELSNVRNALNYKRATEISDSLGDESDESLIEPALMVVTITREGFVKRTPLEEFRLQNRGGRGKTAAGRRGDDVIIRSFNAHTHQWVLFFTSAGQVYQMKVWRLPEASPTSKGRAMINLLPGLAENEQITAVLPLPQDEELWDDLHLVFATAGGNVRRNKLSDFSNIRSTGIIAMKLDEGDSLIGVRTCHPNEDLFLATKNGRAIRFQITDSNLRVFAGRNSTGVRGIRLDAGDRVVSLAVLPHPELKDNDERLAYLKEASARRREFSGNVDGEIDEVLEQDEDDAVSERLEALSPERFEELAPDERWLLVVTDQGFGRRSSSFDYSTKGRGGKGVQNMSLQNKARGKAVIATFPVSAGGDAMMVTDTGRLIRMPVDQVSIMSRMASGVRLFNVDEGETVISAFKVQEEDQQNDEDAPEAAPTEVSASVESVSEGEENIED, encoded by the coding sequence ATGCAAGGTATCGTTGAAATCCCAATCGAGCAGGAGATGAGATCCTCCTATCTTGATTATGCCATGTCGGTCATTGTCTCTCGTGCATTGCCTGATGTGCGGGATGGCTTAAAGCCGGTGCATCGCCGTATTCTTTATGCGATGAAAGATAGTGGTGTTACAGCGGATAAGCCTTACCGTAAGTCGGCCCGTGTGGTCGGTGAAGTGATGGGTAAATTCCATCCACATGGTGATAGTGCTATTTATGATGCGATGGTGCGTCTCGCCCAAAGCTGGTCAATGCGGGTAATGCTTATTGACGGGCAGGGAAATTTCGGATCTGTCGATGGGGATAGTCCTGCGGCGATGCGTTATACGGAGGCGCGTCTTGCAAAATCCTCTTCGTGGCTGTTGGATGATATTGACCGCAATACGGTGCCCTTCCGTCCTAACTATGATGATAGTGAGCAGGAACCTGAAGTTTTACCAGCGGCCTATCCAAATCTTTTGGTAAATGGGGCAGAGGGGATTGCCGTTGGTATGGCAACCAGAATTCCGCCGCATAACCCGGTGGAAGTCATTGATGCAACATTGGCATTGATTGATAATCCGGAAATCACTTTAGAAGAATTGATGTTGCATGTGCCTGCCCCTGATTTCCCAACGGGTGGTATTATTATGGGACGTAGCGGAATCCGTAAGGCTTATGCAACGGGCAAGGGGTCCATTCCGGTTCGTGCAAGAGCCTCAATTGAGGAAATCAGAAAAGACCGCCATGCGATTGTTGTGACGGAAATTCCTTATCAGGTGAATAAGGCTGTTTTACAGGAGAAAATCGGCGAACTCGTCAAAGAAAAAATTCTTGAGGGGATTTCTGATATTCGGGATGAAAGTAGCCGTCAGGGGATGCGTCTTGTTATTGAGTTAAAACGGGATGCAACGGGCGAGATTGTTCTTAATCAGCTTTTCCGCCATACACAGCTCCAAAGCAGTTTTCCTGTAAATATGGTTGCATTGGATGGGGGAACCCCACGGATTTTTGGCTTAAGGGAAGTTCTCGAAGCCTTTGTGAAGTTCCGTGAGGAGGTTATTCAGCGCCGTGCCCGTTTTGATCTTGGAAAGGCACGTGATCGTGGGCATCTTTTGATCGGTTTAGCTCTGGCAATTGCCAATATTGACCGTGTCATTGCCATCATCCGTAATGCGCCTAATCCTGTTGAGGCCCGTACATTGTTGATGGCACAGAATTTTCCAGCAGCGGATGTACAATCTCTTCTTGAACTGGTTGATGATGAAAATAATCAAATCATTGAGGGGCATGTCCATCTGACAGAGGTGCAGGCCAGAGGGATTTTGGAATTGCGTCTCCACCGTTTAACCGGCTTGGAACGGGATAAAATCGTTGGAGAATTGGATGACATTGCGGCACAGATCCGTGAATTCCTTTTAATTCTTCGGGATCGTGAGCACCGTCTTTCTATCATGCGAGAGGAACTCTCAAATGTTCGCAATGCCTTAAATTATAAGCGTGCGACAGAAATTTCAGATTCTTTGGGCGATGAATCCGATGAAAGTCTGATTGAGCCAGCTTTAATGGTCGTGACCATCACCAGAGAAGGTTTTGTCAAGCGGACACCATTGGAAGAGTTCCGTCTTCAAAATCGTGGTGGACGTGGAAAAACAGCGGCAGGTCGTCGTGGGGATGATGTCATCATCCGTAGCTTTAATGCGCATACCCATCAATGGGTTTTATTCTTTACGAGTGCTGGGCAGGTTTATCAAATGAAGGTCTGGCGTCTGCCAGAAGCCTCTCCGACCTCAAAAGGTCGTGCTATGATTAACCTGTTGCCGGGTCTTGCTGAAAATGAACAGATTACAGCTGTTTTACCGCTGCCGCAGGATGAAGAACTCTGGGATGATTTGCATCTTGTTTTTGCAACCGCGGGAGGGAATGTTCGCCGTAATAAGTTGAGTGATTTCAGCAATATCCGTTCAACAGGGATTATTGCGATGAAACTCGATGAGGGGGACAGTCTCATTGGCGTGAGAACCTGCCATCCGAATGAAGATCTTTTCTTGGCAACAAAAAATGGCCGTGCGATCCGTTTCCAGATTACAGATAGTAATTTGAGGGTATTCGCCGGAAGAAATAGCACCGGTGTCCGAGGTATTCGTTTGGATGCAGGGGACCGTGTCGTTTCTCTTGCTGTTCTGCCGCATCCGGAGCTCAAGGATAATGATGAGCGCCTTGCTTATCTCAAAGAGGCTTCGGCACGTCGTCGTGAATTCTCAGGTAATGTTGACGGAGAAATCGATGAGGTTCTGGAACAGGATGAGGATGATGCCGTCTCAGAACGCCTAGAGGCGCTTTCTCCAGAAAGATTTGAGGAGCTTGCACCCGATGAACGCTGGCTCTTGGTTGTAACAGATCAGGGATTTGGGCGTCGTTCCTCTTCTTTTGACTATTCTACCAAAGGCAGAGGCGGCAAGGGCGTTCAGAATATGTCCCTGCAAAATAAAGCCAGAGGAAAGGCCGTTATTGCGACTTTCCCTGTGTCTGCTGGCGGAGATGCGATGATGGTGACAGATACAGGACGTTTGATTCGTATGCCTGTGGATCAGGTTTCGATTATGTCCCGCATGGCTTCAGGGGTTCGTCTCTTTAATGTGGATGAGGGCGAGACAGTCATTTCTGCATTTAAAGTGCAGGAAGAGGATCAGCAGAATGATGAGGATGCTCCCGAAGCCGCTCCAACAGAAGTTTCTGCATCTGTTGAGAGTGTTTCTGAGGGTGAAGAGAATATAGAGGACTGA
- a CDS encoding DNA topoisomerase IV subunit B encodes MFGEKLTFDPARLFALCRHKAALFAGIIIEWHCNPALLSLPTGQEKEENSLAADKNEIEKNQDELKDRENDEEEEEENEEKSSASKNLSRPTPEAVFCFPNGLSDLLKEDLPSDVELLAPIWSTAKKSNEESESGEKVDWAIAFTGEGNGDTESYCNAIPTPLGGTHINGLRAALSKGFRQWGQQQKIKNAGSITPDDIFKYSQVRLSIFVREPQFKSQTKESLTNPEATRLVEHALRDPLDHWLAGNPAQADKLTEFFIERAEERKRQKAARKIDRKSATRRLRLPGKLTDCTNHKTSESEIFLVEGESAGGSARQARDRKSQAILPLRGKILNVASATQEKCRANAELRDLTEALGCGIGKSFDIEKLRYGRIIIMTDADVDGAHIASLLMTFFYMEMRDLIRKGHLYLAQPPLYRLSHKGKTVYAMNDADLEKKRSKEFKAGSKVEVSRFKGLGEMPVSDLKKTTMSPAHRTLLRVNLPVEEFEMTDTRVNELMGRHAEPRFRFITENASLIKDEDVDI; translated from the coding sequence TTGCGCTTTGCCGTCATAAAGCCGCCCTTTTTGCCGGAATTATCATTGAGTGGCATTGTAATCCAGCGCTCCTCTCTCTCCCAACAGGACAAGAAAAAGAGGAGAATTCCCTCGCCGCTGATAAAAACGAGATTGAAAAAAATCAGGACGAATTAAAAGATAGGGAGAATGACGAGGAAGAGGAGGAGGAAAATGAAGAAAAATCTTCTGCTTCCAAAAATCTTTCTCGTCCAACCCCTGAAGCTGTTTTCTGTTTTCCCAATGGCCTCAGTGATCTTCTCAAAGAGGATTTGCCCTCAGATGTTGAACTCCTAGCGCCTATTTGGAGCACCGCAAAAAAAAGTAATGAAGAGAGCGAATCCGGTGAAAAAGTTGATTGGGCTATCGCCTTCACCGGTGAGGGAAATGGGGATACAGAATCTTACTGTAATGCCATTCCAACACCTCTTGGCGGCACACATATCAATGGCTTACGTGCAGCGCTTTCAAAAGGTTTTCGCCAATGGGGACAACAACAAAAAATTAAAAATGCTGGAAGCATCACACCAGATGACATTTTTAAATATAGTCAGGTTCGGCTTTCCATTTTTGTTAGAGAGCCTCAATTTAAAAGCCAAACAAAAGAAAGCCTTACCAATCCCGAAGCAACGAGATTGGTTGAACATGCCCTGCGAGACCCTCTTGATCATTGGCTTGCCGGTAATCCAGCGCAGGCTGATAAGCTCACCGAATTCTTTATTGAACGTGCTGAGGAAAGAAAACGCCAAAAAGCTGCCCGTAAAATTGACCGTAAAAGCGCAACACGCCGATTACGCCTTCCTGGAAAATTAACAGACTGCACCAACCATAAAACGAGTGAAAGCGAAATTTTTCTTGTTGAGGGGGAATCAGCTGGCGGATCTGCCCGCCAAGCGAGAGACCGCAAAAGTCAGGCGATCCTTCCCCTACGTGGAAAAATCCTCAATGTCGCCTCTGCAACACAAGAAAAATGCCGTGCAAATGCAGAATTGCGTGACCTTACCGAAGCTTTAGGCTGCGGTATCGGAAAAAGCTTTGATATTGAGAAACTGCGTTATGGACGCATCATTATTATGACAGATGCAGATGTCGATGGTGCCCATATTGCCTCTCTCCTGATGACTTTTTTCTATATGGAAATGCGTGATCTCATTCGAAAAGGTCATCTTTATTTGGCGCAGCCTCCCCTTTATCGTCTCTCCCATAAAGGTAAAACCGTTTATGCAATGAATGATGCTGATTTAGAGAAAAAACGTAGCAAAGAATTCAAAGCGGGCAGTAAAGTAGAGGTTTCACGTTTTAAAGGTCTAGGGGAAATGCCTGTTAGCGATCTTAAAAAGACGACAATGAGTCCTGCACATAGAACCTTATTACGTGTTAATCTCCCTGTTGAAGAATTTGAAATGACCGATACCCGTGTCAATGAGTTAATGGGGCGTCATGCAGAGCCAAGATTCCGTTTCATTACAGAGAATGCCTCTCTTATCAAAGATGAGGATGTTGATATTTAA
- a CDS encoding DUF3792 family protein produces MNIQYLETVIFIILFFLLMFLGGWTAAKRKGRRPWLWGTLCLFPLLFICLELSQSFDQNGEVKQEVTQNLSFLEYAALLCVFFFVGILFMMIFSLCSFFL; encoded by the coding sequence ATGAATATACAGTATTTAGAGACGGTTATCTTTATAATCCTCTTTTTTTTATTGATGTTTTTAGGAGGATGGACAGCTGCAAAGCGGAAGGGACGTCGTCCTTGGCTATGGGGTACGCTTTGCCTTTTTCCTTTGCTCTTTATTTGTTTAGAACTTTCACAGAGTTTTGATCAAAATGGGGAAGTAAAGCAGGAGGTGACGCAAAATCTATCTTTCTTGGAATATGCCGCTCTTCTGTGTGTTTTCTTCTTTGTTGGCATTCTTTTTATGATGATTTTCTCTCTTTGCTCTTTTTTTCTTTAA
- the rmuC gene encoding DNA recombination protein RmuC has translation MLMIFLCVFSAISCFLTGLLFVKFSALQKQADGPVLEQILQNFRMSAEQEARHTREILLAQIDRSTKAQRESIALIRDGLATYLQSFSEKLDTFRQENFSALKETSVSLNETLRKSAMENREDFQAQREQMRQFGEKNDRRMEHLQQGVEQRLEKMREANELKLEQMRLTVDEKLQGTLEKRLGAAFSTMNENLDRVSSSVGEMRKIADNVGDLKKVLGNIKTRGIWGEGQLGAMLEEILTPEQFSKNVEICPGSRERVEFAVRLPGSGDTETSKVWLPIDAKLPVEDYERLVDALEMGDIEAEKEAGRALERRVYECAKDIRDKYVHPPFSTDMGIMFLPTEGLFAEVVRRPGLIDRLQTEFRVIVAGPTTLMALLSSLRMGFRSLAVHQRSGEISKLLGGIKTEFGKFGNMLDKVEKKLFEAQNVLSKEGRTRFRVMKRALRGAEEISEGEAQAMLGISEEEEVGITFHQDEKSPNFLMGENA, from the coding sequence ATGTTAATGATTTTTCTTTGTGTATTTTCTGCCATAAGCTGTTTTTTGACAGGGCTTTTGTTTGTGAAATTTTCTGCGCTGCAAAAACAGGCAGACGGGCCGGTATTAGAACAAATTCTCCAAAATTTTCGGATGAGTGCAGAGCAGGAAGCACGTCATACACGTGAAATTTTATTGGCGCAGATAGATCGCTCAACCAAGGCACAGCGTGAATCCATTGCGCTTATACGGGATGGTTTAGCCACATATTTGCAAAGTTTTTCTGAGAAGTTAGATACTTTTCGACAGGAAAATTTTTCAGCTTTAAAAGAGACTTCAGTTTCTCTAAACGAGACACTTCGAAAATCGGCAATGGAAAATCGTGAAGATTTTCAAGCACAACGTGAACAAATGCGCCAATTTGGCGAAAAGAATGACCGCCGTATGGAACATCTACAACAGGGTGTTGAACAGCGTCTGGAAAAAATGCGCGAGGCGAATGAGCTAAAGCTTGAGCAGATGCGCTTGACCGTAGATGAAAAGCTTCAAGGAACCCTTGAAAAGCGTCTTGGAGCTGCTTTTTCGACAATGAATGAAAATTTAGACCGTGTTTCTTCCAGTGTTGGTGAAATGCGTAAGATTGCAGATAATGTTGGCGATTTAAAAAAGGTTTTAGGCAATATCAAGACAAGAGGAATCTGGGGTGAAGGGCAGCTTGGCGCGATGTTGGAGGAGATTTTAACGCCGGAGCAGTTTTCTAAAAATGTTGAGATATGCCCAGGCTCTAGAGAGCGGGTCGAATTTGCTGTGCGTCTTCCCGGATCAGGTGATACAGAAACTTCTAAAGTTTGGTTGCCAATTGATGCGAAACTTCCTGTGGAGGATTATGAGCGTTTGGTGGATGCGCTGGAAATGGGTGATATTGAGGCAGAAAAAGAGGCAGGGCGGGCTTTGGAGCGCCGTGTTTATGAATGCGCTAAAGATATTCGTGATAAATATGTCCATCCGCCTTTTTCGACAGATATGGGAATTATGTTCTTACCGACCGAGGGACTTTTTGCAGAGGTCGTCCGTCGTCCGGGCTTAATTGATAGACTTCAGACGGAATTTCGAGTGATCGTTGCCGGGCCGACAACTTTAATGGCGCTCTTATCTTCTTTGCGGATGGGATTTCGCTCTTTGGCTGTGCATCAGAGATCGGGTGAAATTTCAAAGCTTCTCGGAGGAATTAAAACAGAATTTGGCAAATTTGGAAATATGCTTGATAAAGTGGAAAAGAAGCTTTTTGAGGCACAAAATGTTTTAAGCAAAGAAGGCCGAACACGTTTTCGTGTGATGAAACGTGCCTTGAGGGGCGCAGAGGAAATTTCAGAGGGGGAGGCACAGGCGATGCTGGGAATATCGGAAGAGGAAGAAGTTGGAATTACCTTTCATCAAGATGAAAAATCGCCCAATTTTCTTATGGGAGAAAATGCTTGA
- a CDS encoding glycosyltransferase family 2 protein — protein MRTKEIPSLTLAVPCYNEEEILENTASKLEELLLELIASQRIKKGSSLLFINDGSTDKTLEILHHIKQKQQKDDLNIQILNLEQNKGHQEALLAGLAFNSSDVMISIDADLQDDINVIPEMLKGWQEGYEIVLGARNDRVTDRPFKHFTASFFYWVMKYVGSKQVPQHADFRLLSRHAAKILVQKATRPLYLRGSVVQMGIPWKVVFYQRKKREGGVSKYTLRKMLFLAFSGLISHFKS, from the coding sequence GTGAGAACGAAAGAAATACCAAGTTTAACGCTCGCAGTACCTTGCTATAATGAAGAGGAAATTCTTGAAAATACAGCGAGCAAGCTCGAAGAACTCTTGCTTGAATTAATTGCTTCTCAAAGAATAAAAAAGGGAAGTTCGCTGCTTTTTATTAATGATGGGAGTACGGATAAAACATTAGAAATCTTACATCATATCAAGCAAAAACAGCAGAAAGATGATCTAAATATTCAGATTTTAAATTTAGAGCAAAATAAGGGGCATCAGGAGGCGCTTTTAGCTGGTTTAGCTTTTAATAGCTCAGATGTTATGATTTCTATAGATGCAGATTTGCAAGATGATATCAATGTCATTCCTGAAATGCTGAAGGGCTGGCAGGAAGGCTATGAAATTGTCTTGGGTGCTAGAAATGACAGGGTAACAGATCGTCCATTTAAACATTTTACAGCTAGCTTTTTTTATTGGGTGATGAAATATGTTGGGAGTAAGCAGGTACCGCAACATGCAGATTTTCGCCTTTTGAGTCGGCATGCTGCTAAAATTTTGGTGCAAAAAGCAACACGTCCCCTGTATTTGCGGGGATCTGTTGTCCAGATGGGTATTCCATGGAAAGTTGTTTTCTATCAACGTAAAAAACGTGAAGGCGGTGTGTCTAAATATACATTAAGAAAAATGTTATTTTTGGCCTTCTCGGGTTTGATTTCCCACTTTAAATCATAA
- a CDS encoding NYN domain-containing protein translates to MFKQTAFFVDAGYFLESSGHLLYGSGRGSLFLNTNAIANELSAAVEPITEGNRIKTEERGRLLRIYWYDAGDARHGLFSSLAQCPSIKLRLGRLNQNGVQKGVDALLALDLVTLASERAISDAIILSGDEDLVPAVEMIQRKGVRVHLLGIQPAMEGARNVSQKLRHEADSFTEWGRDKLDPLFFRKTPNEYGDTDPAFLNSVDTYIPNAAGGRPAASAFSNKMDSDFLMDDPETFESDLRERIAHFVDSLDEETKIYYENGVADAAQIGQPFPIRPEHDAPLLKIGCQVLGVPRIDPDWRRFVRAAFLENFRLTDEEDDLG, encoded by the coding sequence ATGTTTAAGCAGACCGCTTTTTTTGTTGATGCCGGATATTTTCTGGAATCTTCGGGTCATTTGCTTTACGGATCGGGGCGCGGGTCACTATTTCTCAATACAAACGCCATCGCCAACGAGCTCTCCGCAGCCGTTGAGCCGATTACCGAAGGCAATAGGATAAAAACTGAAGAACGAGGGCGCCTCCTACGCATCTATTGGTATGATGCTGGCGATGCACGACACGGCCTTTTCTCTTCTCTTGCGCAATGTCCCTCTATCAAATTACGTTTAGGTCGTTTAAATCAAAATGGCGTACAAAAAGGGGTAGATGCGCTACTCGCACTTGATTTAGTGACACTTGCCTCTGAGCGTGCGATTTCTGATGCTATTATTCTTTCCGGTGACGAGGATCTTGTCCCAGCGGTTGAAATGATTCAACGCAAAGGTGTTCGTGTTCATCTTTTGGGGATTCAGCCTGCGATGGAAGGGGCTCGTAATGTCTCCCAAAAACTTCGCCATGAGGCTGATAGCTTTACAGAATGGGGACGGGATAAATTAGATCCGCTCTTTTTTAGAAAAACACCAAATGAATATGGTGATACAGATCCTGCCTTTTTAAATTCTGTTGATACTTATATCCCTAATGCTGCCGGCGGCCGTCCTGCAGCAAGTGCTTTTTCAAATAAAATGGATTCAGATTTTCTCATGGATGATCCTGAAACATTTGAATCGGACCTAAGGGAACGTATCGCACATTTTGTTGACTCTCTTGATGAAGAAACAAAGATTTACTACGAAAATGGTGTTGCAGATGCAGCTCAAATCGGCCAGCCCTTTCCCATTCGCCCTGAACATGATGCACCACTTTTGAAAATTGGCTGTCAAGTTCTTGGTGTTCCACGGATTGATCCCGACTGGAGACGTTTTGTCAGAGCCGCTTTTTTAGAAAATTTTCGTCTGACAGATGAAGAAGATGATCTAGGCTGA